From the genome of Nodularia sp. NIES-3585:
ATATTTTGACTAAATCTCTGTGGGAAAGGGCAACACTCCGCTTAACTCTAACTCTCGGCGGCTACCCAAGGGAACAAAGGTGCAACGCGATGGCGTAACCGCCCGCCGGAGGCGATCGCGCTGAGTTCACGGAAAGTAATTGTGGGGGATGTGGGAAATTTTTCTCTCCCCTCTCTATTACCTACCTCCTTTCCCTACACTCTTTAATCCCAGTCGCTTTGTGCTGGCTGAGATGATGGCGTTCCGCCCGCTGATCGCGCTAAATTCTTAAATTTTGTCACTGGTGCATCAAACAGCAACTTAGTTGTACCTGTAGCCCCATCGCGGTTTTTAGCAAGGATAATCTCAGCAATTCCTTGCTCTTGCGTACATTCATCGTAATATTCATCACGATACAACATAATTACTTTGTCCGCGTCTTGCTCAATTCCGCCACTATCCCGTAAATCTGAAAGCATAGGGCGTTTGTTATGACGGCTTTCTACTGCTCTTGATAGTTGAGATAAACACACCACAGGTGTCTGCAACTTCATTGCTAATCGTTTTAGTCCGCGTGTTAGCTTCTCTATCTCATTGTTTCTGTTGCCTCCGCCTTGGCCATCCATCAGTTGCAGATAATCTATGACGATTAACCCCAAATCACAGCGCTCTTGTGCCATGATTTTACGACACTCATTCTCAATATAGGACAGTGATGGGTCTGGACGGTCATCGAGGTAAATAGGTAGCTCTGCTAGTACACCAATGCCCTTTGATAGTGATTCCCATTGTGTGTCAGAGATCCGTCCTGATTTCAAACGGCTGCTTTCTATACCAGATTCACCCGAAAGCGATCGCATGGCGATTTGCAACTTAGACATTTCTAGGCTGAACATAACAACCGGAAAACGATGAGCCTCGGCCACATGAAAAGCCATTTGAGCTGCGAAGGCAGACTTACCCATAGCCGGACGACCCGCAACGATGACTAAATCATTACGGTTCAACCCGCAAGTCATGGCATCTAAATCATAAAAACCCGTGGGAATCCCAGTTAACACTTTACCTTGGCTGCGGTCTTCAATATCTTGAAACACATTAATCACTACATCGGAAATGTGGCTAGCTCCCACAGTATCAGATGAGCGCTGCAATTTGTAAATAAAGTCTTGTAATTGCTCCAAAGCCTGTTCTAAAGGCATTTCTTCATGGGATTTGTGCTGCAACTCAATGGCAAGGCTTCCCAGTCTACCCAGTTCCCGACGCTGCCATTTTTCCACCACCAGAGCTGCAAGGGCATCAATGTTAACTGCTGATACAGTCCTGTCAACCAGTGATGCTAACTTGTTTCGCCCACCAATAATTTCTAACAGCCCATTTTCAGCTAAATAGTTCGTGATCATCAACAAATCTGTAGGCAATTCAAGTGCATTCAGTCTCAAAGCAGCGTTGTAAATTCGACTATGAGCGCTGATATAGAAGTGATGCGGCTTCAAAATGTCGCGGACACGTTCTATAGCTACAGGGTCAAGCAAAATGCCCCCAAGTATCGCCTCCTCAGATTCAATGTTCTGTGGTGGTAGTTTATTCGCCGTTGTAGCAAAAGGGATTACATTGTTGTCAGTGGCGTACATATTCTTTTTTTATTCCAATTAAGTTTAAATTTGTACACATATTTACTCAGTAAGTACGAGCAATAGTGTCATGGTCAGGTATGCGCTCACTCTGGTTTTAGAGCGCTTAGGCTGTGCTTTTGCCAATAATTCAGTTCAGTATGATTACTAGTTCCGTTATGAAGAACTAATAAAATTTCTGATTCAGCAGTCGCTATTAGTTCCGTCAAGCGGGAATATCGACAAATCTATGAGGAGCCTTGACACGCGCCCATTCGTACCACTTGGCAGATATTTTATGTGTGCAAAACTTAGCTAGTCCCTGAGACAGGAGCCTATCGTAGTAGGCTTCATGCAACCACTTTTCCCAGTTGGGAAAATCGTAGCGCTTACGCTGTTTTTCTTTCTCTGCGGGGTCATCAGCGAAGTTGTTAATTTTGCGCTCTAATGTCCTGCAAACTCCTTTCCATTGCTCGAATAAGCAGAATACCTCTGTACTACCTTCATCTTTTTTAGAAAGCACGGTATTCACGTATGCGGCAATATTGTTAATTTCTTTGCCCTGCGATCGCTGATAGGTCTGATAGTAAAGCAGGAAACTGACTTCTTTAATTGGGTTATCGCTGAAAACTAAGTTTTGAGAATCGTTCTCACGCGCCGCCCCGGAAAAATGGCCTTCATGAGTAGATTTTTCGTTAGTTGCAAAAACTTTCTCTTTTTTAACAGCGTAGCGATGATCTTCAACTGCTTGGTTCTGGTCAATCGCTGTGTTTTTTTCTTCGGCCTCAAGATTAACAGCGTAGCCATGATCTT
Proteins encoded in this window:
- the dnaB gene encoding replicative DNA helicase, producing the protein MYATDNNVIPFATTANKLPPQNIESEEAILGGILLDPVAIERVRDILKPHHFYISAHSRIYNAALRLNALELPTDLLMITNYLAENGLLEIIGGRNKLASLVDRTVSAVNIDALAALVVEKWQRRELGRLGSLAIELQHKSHEEMPLEQALEQLQDFIYKLQRSSDTVGASHISDVVINVFQDIEDRSQGKVLTGIPTGFYDLDAMTCGLNRNDLVIVAGRPAMGKSAFAAQMAFHVAEAHRFPVVMFSLEMSKLQIAMRSLSGESGIESSRLKSGRISDTQWESLSKGIGVLAELPIYLDDRPDPSLSYIENECRKIMAQERCDLGLIVIDYLQLMDGQGGGNRNNEIEKLTRGLKRLAMKLQTPVVCLSQLSRAVESRHNKRPMLSDLRDSGGIEQDADKVIMLYRDEYYDECTQEQGIAEIILAKNRDGATGTTKLLFDAPVTKFKNLARSAGGTPSSQPAQSDWD